A window of Pseudomonas putida genomic DNA:
CTGGCGCTCGGAAACCGAGTTGCCGCGCAGGTAGTTCTGGTATTCATCGTGCACATGGCGGCGCAGGAAACCTTCGGTGTAGCCGCGTTGGGCCAGGGATTCGAGGTTGCCCATCAGCGTGCGGTCGAACGGCCGCCCGGCCACCGCGTCGTCAATCGCCTGGCGGTACGCCTGTACCGCGCGGGCGCAGTAGAAGTGCGACTTGGTGCGGCCTTCGATCTTCAGCGAGTGCACGCCCATGGCGGCCAGGCGCCCGACGTGCTGGATGGCGCGCAGGTCCTTGGCATTCATGATGTAGGTGCCGTGCTCGTCTTCGAACGCCGGCATTTCGGTGCCGGGGCGGTTGCTCTCCTGCAGCAGGAATACCTGTTCGGTCGGCGCACCCAGGCCCAGGGTCGGCTGCACTTCACGCACGATGTCGCCGGTGGCGTTCTCGGTGGCCGGGGTGGCGTCGTACTTCCAGCGGCAGGCGTTGGTGCAGGTGCCCTGGTTGGCATCGCGCCTGTTGAGGTAGCCCGACAGCAAGCAACGGCCGGAGTAGGCCATGCACAGGGCGCCGTGTACGAAAACCTCCAGCTCCATGTCTGGCACCTGCTGGCGGATTTCCTCGATCTCTTCGAGCGACAGTTCGCGCGACAGGATCACCCGGCTCAGGCCCAGTTGCTGCCAGAACTGCACACTGGCCCAGTTGACCGTGTTGGCCTGCACCGACAGGTGCACCGGCATCTTCGGGAAGTGCTGGCGCACCAGCATGATCAGGCCGGGGTCGGACATGATCAGCGCATCCGGCGCCATCTCTATCACCGGCGCCAGGTCCTTGAGGAAGGTCTTGAGCTTGGCATTGTGCGGGGCGATGTTGACCACCACGTAGAAGCGCTTGCCCAGGGCATGCGCCTCCTGGATGCCCAGGGCCAGGTTGGCATGGTCGAACTCGTTGTTGCGCACCCGCAAGCTGTAGCGAGGCTGGCCGGCGTAGACCGCGTCGGCGCCATAGGCGAAGGCGTAGCGCATGGTCTTGAGGGTGCCGGCGGGGGCCAGCAGTTCGGGCTTGGCGATAGGGGTCATGTGCGCACCGGGGCAAAAGGCGCGGATGCTAGGGCGGGTAGACACGGCGTGTATTGATTTACATCAACGGAACAGCGGCACTTTTGCCCGGGCGCGGTGCACTAATACCGCATAAGCCATTCGAGGACCCGCGATGAACCAGACCGCCCTGCAGAACAAAGCCCTGGCAGTACTGCTGGCGCTGGTGACCATCGCCTTCATCTGGATCCTGTTGCCCTACTACGGTGCGATTTTCTGGGCGGTGATACTGGGCATACTGTTCGCCCCGCTGCAGCGGCACCTGCTGTTGCGTTTCGGTCGCCGGCGCAACCTGGCCGCGGCGACCACCTTGCTGGTGTGCCTGCTGGTGGCGATCCTGCC
This region includes:
- the yegQ gene encoding tRNA 5-hydroxyuridine modification protein YegQ, which gives rise to MTPIAKPELLAPAGTLKTMRYAFAYGADAVYAGQPRYSLRVRNNEFDHANLALGIQEAHALGKRFYVVVNIAPHNAKLKTFLKDLAPVIEMAPDALIMSDPGLIMLVRQHFPKMPVHLSVQANTVNWASVQFWQQLGLSRVILSRELSLEEIEEIRQQVPDMELEVFVHGALCMAYSGRCLLSGYLNRRDANQGTCTNACRWKYDATPATENATGDIVREVQPTLGLGAPTEQVFLLQESNRPGTEMPAFEDEHGTYIMNAKDLRAIQHVGRLAAMGVHSLKIEGRTKSHFYCARAVQAYRQAIDDAVAGRPFDRTLMGNLESLAQRGYTEGFLRRHVHDEYQNYLRGNSVSERQQFVGELTGLRVDGLAEVKVKNRFAVGDHLELMTPRGNYHFDLHRLCDRQQQAIEVAPGDGHVVYLPIPEQVALDYALLMRDLGTDEAAS